The Elephas maximus indicus isolate mEleMax1 chromosome 19, mEleMax1 primary haplotype, whole genome shotgun sequence genome contains a region encoding:
- the SLC25A39 gene encoding probable mitochondrial glutathione transporter SLC25A39 isoform X2 translates to MADQGPGGISLFQQMVASGAGAVVTSLFMTPLDVVKVRLQSQRPSVASGKCLLYCSGVLEPLYLCPNGTRCAIWFQDPIRFTGTMDAFVKIVRHEGTKTLWSGLPATLVMTVPATAIYFTTYDQLKTFLCGQALTSDLYAPMVAGALARLGTVTVVSPLELVRTKLQARHVSYRELGTCVQAAVAQGGWRSLWLGWGPTALRDVPFSALYWFNYEMVKSWLSGPRPKDQTSVGISFVAGGISGTSHLLWLDAGVGVLGMKLSPLPIHQVAAVLTLPFDVVKTQRQVALGAVEAVRVRSPCADSTWLLLRRIRAESGTRGLFAGFLPRIIKAAPSCAIMISTYEFGKSFFQKLNRERPRSP, encoded by the exons ATGGCTGATCAGGGCCCTGGGGGCATCAGCCTCTTCCAACAAATGGTGGCTTCGGGTGCTGGAGCTGTAGTCACCTCTCTCTTCA TGACACCCCTGGATGTGGTGAAGGTGCGCTTGCAGTCCCAGCGCCCCTCGGTGGCCAGTG GGAAGTGCCTCCTGTACTGCAGTGGTGTTTTGGAGCCCCTGTACCTGTGCCCAAATGGCACCCGCTGTGCCATCTGGTTTCAGGATCCCATCCGCTTCACTGGTACCATG GATGCCTTTGTGAAGATTGTGAGGCATGAGGGCACCAAGACACTGTGGAGCGGCCTCCCAGCCACCCT GGTGATGACTGTGCCAGCCACCGCCATCTACTTCACCACTTATGACCAACTCAAGACATTCCTGTGTGGCCAAGCCTTGACTTCTGACCTCTACGCACCTATGGTGGCTGGCGCTTTGGCCCGCT TGGGCACCGTGACCGTGGTCAGCCCCTTGGAGTTGGTGCGGACAAAGCTACAGGCTCGGCATGTGTCATACCGTGAGCTGGGCACCTGCGTCCAGGCTGCGGTGGCTCAGGGCGGCTGGCGCTCCCTGTGGTTGGGCTGGGGGCCCACTGCCTTACGGGATGTGCCCTTCTCAG CCCTGTATTGGTTTAACTACGAGATGGTGAAGAGCTGGCTGAGTGGGCCAAGGCCAAAGGACCAGACATCTGTGGGCATCAGCTTTGTGGCTGGCGGCATCTCAGGGACG AGCCACCTTCTGTGGCTGGATGCAGGAGTGGGGGTCCTGGGAATGAAGCTGAGCCCTCTCCCCATCCACCAGGTGGCGGCCGTCCTGACTTTGCCCTTCGATGTGGTGAAGACTCAGCGCCAGGTTGCACTGGGAGCGGTGGAAGCTGTGAGAG TGAGGTCCCCCTGTGCTGATTCCACCTGGCTGCTGCTGCGGAGGATCCGGGCCGAGTCGGGCACCAGGGGACTCTTTGCAG GATTCCTCCCGCGAATCATCAAGGCTGCCCCCTCCTGTGCCATCATGATCAGCACGTATGAGTTCGGCAAAAGTTTCTTCCAGAAACTCAACCGGGAGCGGCCGCGGAGCCCTTGA
- the SLC25A39 gene encoding probable mitochondrial glutathione transporter SLC25A39 isoform X4, translating to MADQGPGGISLFQQMVASGAGAVVTSLFMTPLDVVKVRLQSQRPSVASGKCLLYCSGVLEPLYLCPNGTRCAIWFQDPIRFTGTMDAFVKIVRHEGTKTLWSGLPATLVMTVPATAIYFTTYDQLKTFLCGQALTSDLYAPMVAGALARLGTVTVVSPLELVRTKLQARHVSYRELGTCVQAAVAQGGWRSLWLGWGPTALRDVPFSALYWFNYEMVKSWLSGPRPKDQTSVGISFVAGGISGTVAAVLTLPFDVVKTQRQVALGAVEAVRVRSPCADSTWLLLRRIRAESGTRGLFAGFLPRIIKAAPSCAIMISTYEFGKSFFQKLNRERPRSP from the exons ATGGCTGATCAGGGCCCTGGGGGCATCAGCCTCTTCCAACAAATGGTGGCTTCGGGTGCTGGAGCTGTAGTCACCTCTCTCTTCA TGACACCCCTGGATGTGGTGAAGGTGCGCTTGCAGTCCCAGCGCCCCTCGGTGGCCAGTG GGAAGTGCCTCCTGTACTGCAGTGGTGTTTTGGAGCCCCTGTACCTGTGCCCAAATGGCACCCGCTGTGCCATCTGGTTTCAGGATCCCATCCGCTTCACTGGTACCATG GATGCCTTTGTGAAGATTGTGAGGCATGAGGGCACCAAGACACTGTGGAGCGGCCTCCCAGCCACCCT GGTGATGACTGTGCCAGCCACCGCCATCTACTTCACCACTTATGACCAACTCAAGACATTCCTGTGTGGCCAAGCCTTGACTTCTGACCTCTACGCACCTATGGTGGCTGGCGCTTTGGCCCGCT TGGGCACCGTGACCGTGGTCAGCCCCTTGGAGTTGGTGCGGACAAAGCTACAGGCTCGGCATGTGTCATACCGTGAGCTGGGCACCTGCGTCCAGGCTGCGGTGGCTCAGGGCGGCTGGCGCTCCCTGTGGTTGGGCTGGGGGCCCACTGCCTTACGGGATGTGCCCTTCTCAG CCCTGTATTGGTTTAACTACGAGATGGTGAAGAGCTGGCTGAGTGGGCCAAGGCCAAAGGACCAGACATCTGTGGGCATCAGCTTTGTGGCTGGCGGCATCTCAGGGACG GTGGCGGCCGTCCTGACTTTGCCCTTCGATGTGGTGAAGACTCAGCGCCAGGTTGCACTGGGAGCGGTGGAAGCTGTGAGAG TGAGGTCCCCCTGTGCTGATTCCACCTGGCTGCTGCTGCGGAGGATCCGGGCCGAGTCGGGCACCAGGGGACTCTTTGCAG GATTCCTCCCGCGAATCATCAAGGCTGCCCCCTCCTGTGCCATCATGATCAGCACGTATGAGTTCGGCAAAAGTTTCTTCCAGAAACTCAACCGGGAGCGGCCGCGGAGCCCTTGA
- the SLC25A39 gene encoding probable mitochondrial glutathione transporter SLC25A39 isoform X3, with the protein MADQGPGGISLFQQMVASGAGAVVTSLFMTPLDVVKVRLQSQRPSVASERKLSSRLWSVSYTKLPSSLQPTGKCLLYCSGVLEPLYLCPNGTRCAIWFQDPIRFTGTMDAFVKIVRHEGTKTLWSGLPATLVMTVPATAIYFTTYDQLKTFLCGQALTSDLYAPMVAGALARLGTVTVVSPLELVRTKLQARHVSYRELGTCVQAAVAQGGWRSLWLGWGPTALRDVPFSALYWFNYEMVKSWLSGPRPKDQTSVGISFVAGGISGTVAAVLTLPFDVVKTQRQVALGAVEAVRVRSPCADSTWLLLRRIRAESGTRGLFAGFLPRIIKAAPSCAIMISTYEFGKSFFQKLNRERPRSP; encoded by the exons ATGGCTGATCAGGGCCCTGGGGGCATCAGCCTCTTCCAACAAATGGTGGCTTCGGGTGCTGGAGCTGTAGTCACCTCTCTCTTCA TGACACCCCTGGATGTGGTGAAGGTGCGCTTGCAGTCCCAGCGCCCCTCGGTGGCCAGTG aacGGAAGCTTTCTTCCAGACTCTGGAGTGTCTCCTACACCAAAT TGCCTTCCTCTCTCCAACCCACAGGGAAGTGCCTCCTGTACTGCAGTGGTGTTTTGGAGCCCCTGTACCTGTGCCCAAATGGCACCCGCTGTGCCATCTGGTTTCAGGATCCCATCCGCTTCACTGGTACCATG GATGCCTTTGTGAAGATTGTGAGGCATGAGGGCACCAAGACACTGTGGAGCGGCCTCCCAGCCACCCT GGTGATGACTGTGCCAGCCACCGCCATCTACTTCACCACTTATGACCAACTCAAGACATTCCTGTGTGGCCAAGCCTTGACTTCTGACCTCTACGCACCTATGGTGGCTGGCGCTTTGGCCCGCT TGGGCACCGTGACCGTGGTCAGCCCCTTGGAGTTGGTGCGGACAAAGCTACAGGCTCGGCATGTGTCATACCGTGAGCTGGGCACCTGCGTCCAGGCTGCGGTGGCTCAGGGCGGCTGGCGCTCCCTGTGGTTGGGCTGGGGGCCCACTGCCTTACGGGATGTGCCCTTCTCAG CCCTGTATTGGTTTAACTACGAGATGGTGAAGAGCTGGCTGAGTGGGCCAAGGCCAAAGGACCAGACATCTGTGGGCATCAGCTTTGTGGCTGGCGGCATCTCAGGGACG GTGGCGGCCGTCCTGACTTTGCCCTTCGATGTGGTGAAGACTCAGCGCCAGGTTGCACTGGGAGCGGTGGAAGCTGTGAGAG TGAGGTCCCCCTGTGCTGATTCCACCTGGCTGCTGCTGCGGAGGATCCGGGCCGAGTCGGGCACCAGGGGACTCTTTGCAG GATTCCTCCCGCGAATCATCAAGGCTGCCCCCTCCTGTGCCATCATGATCAGCACGTATGAGTTCGGCAAAAGTTTCTTCCAGAAACTCAACCGGGAGCGGCCGCGGAGCCCTTGA
- the SLC25A39 gene encoding probable mitochondrial glutathione transporter SLC25A39 isoform X1, with amino-acid sequence MADQGPGGISLFQQMVASGAGAVVTSLFMTPLDVVKVRLQSQRPSVASERKLSSRLWSVSYTKLPSSLQPTGKCLLYCSGVLEPLYLCPNGTRCAIWFQDPIRFTGTMDAFVKIVRHEGTKTLWSGLPATLVMTVPATAIYFTTYDQLKTFLCGQALTSDLYAPMVAGALARLGTVTVVSPLELVRTKLQARHVSYRELGTCVQAAVAQGGWRSLWLGWGPTALRDVPFSALYWFNYEMVKSWLSGPRPKDQTSVGISFVAGGISGTSHLLWLDAGVGVLGMKLSPLPIHQVAAVLTLPFDVVKTQRQVALGAVEAVRVRSPCADSTWLLLRRIRAESGTRGLFAGFLPRIIKAAPSCAIMISTYEFGKSFFQKLNRERPRSP; translated from the exons ATGGCTGATCAGGGCCCTGGGGGCATCAGCCTCTTCCAACAAATGGTGGCTTCGGGTGCTGGAGCTGTAGTCACCTCTCTCTTCA TGACACCCCTGGATGTGGTGAAGGTGCGCTTGCAGTCCCAGCGCCCCTCGGTGGCCAGTG aacGGAAGCTTTCTTCCAGACTCTGGAGTGTCTCCTACACCAAAT TGCCTTCCTCTCTCCAACCCACAGGGAAGTGCCTCCTGTACTGCAGTGGTGTTTTGGAGCCCCTGTACCTGTGCCCAAATGGCACCCGCTGTGCCATCTGGTTTCAGGATCCCATCCGCTTCACTGGTACCATG GATGCCTTTGTGAAGATTGTGAGGCATGAGGGCACCAAGACACTGTGGAGCGGCCTCCCAGCCACCCT GGTGATGACTGTGCCAGCCACCGCCATCTACTTCACCACTTATGACCAACTCAAGACATTCCTGTGTGGCCAAGCCTTGACTTCTGACCTCTACGCACCTATGGTGGCTGGCGCTTTGGCCCGCT TGGGCACCGTGACCGTGGTCAGCCCCTTGGAGTTGGTGCGGACAAAGCTACAGGCTCGGCATGTGTCATACCGTGAGCTGGGCACCTGCGTCCAGGCTGCGGTGGCTCAGGGCGGCTGGCGCTCCCTGTGGTTGGGCTGGGGGCCCACTGCCTTACGGGATGTGCCCTTCTCAG CCCTGTATTGGTTTAACTACGAGATGGTGAAGAGCTGGCTGAGTGGGCCAAGGCCAAAGGACCAGACATCTGTGGGCATCAGCTTTGTGGCTGGCGGCATCTCAGGGACG AGCCACCTTCTGTGGCTGGATGCAGGAGTGGGGGTCCTGGGAATGAAGCTGAGCCCTCTCCCCATCCACCAGGTGGCGGCCGTCCTGACTTTGCCCTTCGATGTGGTGAAGACTCAGCGCCAGGTTGCACTGGGAGCGGTGGAAGCTGTGAGAG TGAGGTCCCCCTGTGCTGATTCCACCTGGCTGCTGCTGCGGAGGATCCGGGCCGAGTCGGGCACCAGGGGACTCTTTGCAG GATTCCTCCCGCGAATCATCAAGGCTGCCCCCTCCTGTGCCATCATGATCAGCACGTATGAGTTCGGCAAAAGTTTCTTCCAGAAACTCAACCGGGAGCGGCCGCGGAGCCCTTGA